A single genomic interval of Polyangia bacterium harbors:
- a CDS encoding phosphoribosylanthranilate isomerase, whose product MSPPQNPPLLIKICGVTTPADAALAAHAGAGAIGVNLWPGSKRYVGDHAAARAVLAAVPAGVLKVGVFVNAAPDDVGRAVDQLGLDRAQLHGDETATAFAGFDPAGLIRAVRVRDAASFAEALQWNTRAAVRLYDAFVDGFGGGGQPAPWGLIAGQGRRPFWLAGGLTPDNVAAAITATAADGVDVASGVESAPGRKDPARVAAFVAAARAAAAALGYSLSP is encoded by the coding sequence ATGTCGCCGCCGCAGAACCCTCCGCTGCTGATCAAGATTTGCGGCGTCACCACGCCCGCCGATGCCGCGTTGGCTGCGCACGCCGGTGCCGGCGCCATCGGGGTCAACCTGTGGCCGGGATCGAAGCGCTACGTCGGCGATCACGCGGCCGCGCGCGCCGTGCTGGCGGCCGTCCCAGCCGGCGTCTTGAAGGTGGGCGTGTTCGTCAATGCGGCGCCCGACGACGTCGGCCGCGCCGTCGATCAACTGGGGCTCGATCGAGCGCAGTTGCACGGCGACGAGACGGCAACGGCTTTTGCCGGCTTTGATCCCGCGGGACTGATCCGCGCCGTCCGCGTGCGCGACGCCGCGTCCTTCGCCGAGGCGCTGCAATGGAACACGCGCGCGGCGGTCCGCTTGTACGATGCCTTCGTCGATGGGTTTGGCGGCGGCGGGCAGCCGGCGCCGTGGGGTTTGATCGCCGGGCAGGGCCGGCGTCCGTTCTGGCTGGCCGGGGGCCTGACCCCCGACAACGTCGCTGCCGCGATCACCGCCACCGCTGCCGACGGCGTCGACGTGGCCAGCGGGGTCGAGTCAGCGCCCGGCCGCAAAGATCCGGCGCGCGTGGCGGCCTTCGTCGCGGCGGCCCGTGCCGCGGCCGCAGCGCTCGGATATAGTCTTTCGCCATGA
- the trpC gene encoding indole-3-glycerol phosphate synthase TrpC — MILDEILARTRADLAVCQQQRPLAEVTAAARAQPPARGFGQALRRAGQVTCIAEFKRRSPSAGWIRQGVEPAEMAATYAAAGAAAMSVLTDQPFFGGSLDDLRTARAATPALPILRKDFMVDRYQVAEARAAGADAILLIVAALDDGDIARLLQAADDFGVDALVEAHDEPEVRRAVALGARIVGVNNRDLKTFTMDRELCIRLRPLVPPDRVMVAESGIRDAADVRRLGAAGIDAVLVGETLMRAIDPGAALRGLLA, encoded by the coding sequence ATGATCCTCGACGAGATCCTGGCTCGCACGCGCGCTGATCTGGCGGTTTGCCAGCAGCAGCGCCCGCTGGCTGAGGTGACCGCCGCCGCGCGGGCGCAACCGCCGGCGCGCGGTTTCGGCCAGGCCTTGCGCCGCGCCGGACAGGTCACCTGCATCGCCGAGTTCAAGCGGCGCTCGCCTTCAGCGGGCTGGATCCGGCAAGGCGTCGAACCGGCGGAGATGGCTGCGACCTACGCGGCGGCCGGCGCGGCGGCGATGTCCGTGTTGACCGACCAGCCGTTCTTCGGCGGCAGCCTGGACGATCTGCGGACGGCGCGCGCGGCCACGCCGGCGCTGCCGATCCTGCGCAAGGATTTCATGGTCGATCGCTACCAGGTCGCCGAGGCGCGCGCCGCTGGCGCCGACGCCATCTTGCTCATCGTCGCCGCGCTGGACGACGGCGACATCGCCCGGCTGTTGCAGGCCGCGGACGACTTCGGCGTCGATGCCTTGGTCGAAGCGCACGACGAACCGGAAGTGCGGCGCGCCGTGGCCCTGGGCGCGCGCATCGTCGGCGTGAACAACCGCGACCTCAAGACCTTCACCATGGATCGCGAGCTTTGCATTCGCCTGCGCCCGCTGGTGCCACCCGACCGGGTGATGGTGGCCGAATCGGGCATCCGCGACGCGGCCGACGTGCGCCGCCTGGGCGCCGCCGGCATCGACGCCGTGCTGGTGGGCGAGACGCTGATGCGGGCGATTGATCCAGGCGCGGCGCTGCGCGGGCTTTTGGCGTGA
- the trpD gene encoding anthranilate phosphoribosyltransferase — MTTTVTGPTPTTGPAPAATGAQVLRETIARVVEGHDLSAEQMAAAVGLIMDGEGSPALISALLVALRMKGETVGEIVGAAQAMRARMTPVPTDHRDVLDTCGTGGDGSRSVNISTLASFIIAGCGVPVAKHGNRAQSSRSGSHDVIEALGLKPAPTPDEASRCLHEAHLAFMFAPVHHAATRHVGGVRKELGLRTLFNLLGPLTNPCGARFHVNGIFSRERCEPLARAHGDLGSRRAMVIHGAGGLDELAPHGQTHVAELRDGAVRVYEIGPADFGLQPADPAGLLGGDPSFNASVINEALAGRAHPAVQTAALMAAAAGLYVIGAASDLQAGAARAVESLRSGAAGAVLEKLRTIVPLPPPAAAPTA, encoded by the coding sequence ATGACAACGACCGTGACAGGGCCGACGCCGACGACGGGGCCGGCGCCCGCCGCAACCGGCGCGCAGGTCCTGCGGGAGACCATTGCGCGCGTCGTCGAAGGCCACGATCTGTCAGCCGAGCAGATGGCGGCGGCGGTGGGCCTGATCATGGACGGGGAGGGCTCGCCCGCTTTGATCAGCGCGCTGCTCGTCGCCCTGCGCATGAAGGGCGAGACCGTCGGCGAGATCGTCGGCGCCGCCCAGGCCATGCGGGCGCGGATGACGCCGGTGCCAACCGATCATCGGGATGTGCTGGACACCTGCGGCACGGGCGGCGACGGCTCACGGTCGGTGAACATCTCGACGCTGGCGTCGTTCATCATCGCCGGCTGCGGCGTCCCGGTGGCCAAGCACGGCAACCGCGCGCAGTCGTCGCGTTCAGGATCGCACGACGTGATCGAAGCGCTGGGATTGAAGCCAGCGCCCACGCCCGACGAGGCGTCGCGCTGTCTGCACGAGGCGCACCTGGCGTTCATGTTCGCGCCCGTGCACCACGCCGCCACCCGCCACGTGGGCGGCGTGCGCAAGGAGCTGGGCCTGCGCACGCTGTTCAATCTGCTGGGGCCGCTGACCAACCCGTGCGGCGCGCGCTTTCACGTCAACGGGATCTTCAGCCGAGAGCGTTGCGAGCCGCTGGCCCGCGCGCACGGCGACCTCGGCTCGCGGCGGGCGATGGTCATTCACGGCGCCGGCGGTCTGGACGAGCTGGCGCCCCACGGCCAGACCCACGTCGCCGAGCTGCGCGACGGGGCGGTCCGCGTCTACGAGATCGGCCCGGCGGATTTTGGCCTGCAGCCGGCCGACCCCGCTGGTTTGCTGGGCGGCGATCCGTCATTCAACGCCAGCGTGATCAACGAAGCGTTGGCCGGCCGCGCCCACCCGGCGGTGCAGACCGCGGCCCTGATGGCCGCCGCCGCCGGCCTGTACGTCATCGGCGCCGCGTCTGATCTGCAGGCCGGCGCCGCCCGTGCCGTCGAATCGTTGCGCAGCGGCGCCGCCGGCGCGGTGCTGGAGAAGCTGCGCACCATCGTGCCTCTGCCGCCGCCGGCCGCGGCGCCGACCGCATGA
- a CDS encoding aminodeoxychorismate/anthranilate synthase component II, which yields MLLVIDNYDSFTYNLVQYLGELGQDVRVIRNDELPASEIAALAPSHIVISPGPCTPNEAGISLEVLKLYGGQIPIFGVCLGHQAIGQAFGGKVIRARQVMHGKTSKIFHDERGAFTGLPNPFEATRYHSLIVERKTLPDCLEISAKTWDEEIMGLRHKTLAVEGVQFHPESFLTTVGKDLLKNFLQKGGRP from the coding sequence ATGTTGCTGGTTATCGATAACTACGATTCGTTCACCTACAACCTGGTTCAATACCTCGGCGAGCTGGGCCAGGACGTGCGGGTGATACGCAACGACGAGCTCCCGGCGTCCGAGATCGCCGCCCTGGCCCCGTCGCACATCGTGATCTCGCCCGGGCCGTGCACGCCGAACGAAGCGGGCATCAGCCTGGAGGTGCTCAAACTCTACGGCGGTCAGATTCCCATCTTCGGCGTGTGCCTGGGCCATCAGGCGATAGGGCAAGCCTTCGGCGGCAAGGTGATTCGCGCCCGCCAGGTCATGCACGGCAAGACGTCGAAGATCTTCCACGACGAGCGCGGCGCCTTCACCGGCCTGCCGAACCCGTTCGAGGCCACCCGCTATCACTCGCTGATCGTCGAGCGAAAGACGCTGCCCGACTGTCTGGAGATCTCCGCCAAGACCTGGGACGAAGAGATCATGGGTTTGCGCCACAAGACCCTGGCCGTGGAAGGCGTGCAGTTCCACCCCGAATCGTTCCTGACCACGGTGGGCAAAGATCTGCTGAAGAACTTCCTGCAGAAGGGAGGACGCCCATGA
- the trpE gene encoding anthranilate synthase component I, giving the protein MPGFVPDRSGFAELARRGRLCFVYREVLADADTPVSAYAKLGRGPYSFLLESVVGGEKWAAYSFVGVKPRAVIRARGENLEVLVPDGAGFRVSEQVRTANPLGFVDAYLAQQAPAVPEGLPRFFGGAVGWLGYDIVRTFEKLPNLKPDALKVPELCFALTDTVVIFDNLRGTVKVVAAADVSGGDPGKAYDAACQRIDAIVDRLARPAPALRPLDPARPSHVPAPRTTVTRETYESGVRQIQEYILAGDAFQVVYSQRFEVSRGEVDPFDVYRALRVTNPSPYMFHLEFPEAVITGASPECLVRVENGEVTVRPLAGTRRRGATPAEDAALQAELSADPKERAEHVMLIDLGRNDVGRVTDPGSVRISDVMTIERYSHVMHLVSNVRGRLAPGKRPVDVIRAAFPAGTLSGAPKIRAMQIIEELEPNRRGIYGGAVGYISYAGNLDLAIAIRTLVTLGDTINVQAGAGIVADSVPGDEYAECVNKARAVVTAVEIARRGMGTG; this is encoded by the coding sequence ATGCCAGGGTTCGTTCCCGACCGATCTGGATTTGCCGAGCTGGCGCGCCGCGGCCGGCTTTGCTTCGTTTACCGCGAGGTGTTGGCCGACGCGGACACCCCGGTGTCGGCATACGCCAAGCTCGGCCGCGGGCCCTATTCGTTCTTGCTGGAGAGCGTGGTGGGTGGCGAAAAGTGGGCCGCCTACAGTTTTGTCGGCGTCAAACCGCGCGCCGTCATCCGTGCCCGCGGGGAGAACCTGGAAGTGTTGGTGCCCGATGGCGCCGGCTTCCGCGTCAGCGAGCAGGTGCGCACGGCGAACCCGCTTGGCTTCGTCGACGCCTACCTGGCCCAACAAGCGCCGGCCGTGCCCGAAGGTTTGCCGCGTTTCTTCGGCGGCGCCGTGGGCTGGCTGGGCTACGACATCGTCCGCACGTTTGAAAAGCTGCCCAATCTGAAACCCGACGCCCTGAAGGTGCCGGAGCTCTGCTTCGCGCTCACCGATACGGTGGTCATCTTCGACAACCTGCGCGGCACGGTGAAGGTGGTGGCGGCCGCCGATGTGTCGGGCGGCGATCCGGGCAAGGCCTACGACGCCGCTTGCCAGCGCATCGACGCCATCGTCGATCGGCTGGCGCGGCCGGCGCCGGCACTGCGCCCGCTGGATCCGGCGCGTCCGTCCCACGTGCCGGCGCCTCGCACCACCGTCACGCGCGAAACCTACGAGAGCGGCGTGCGCCAGATTCAGGAGTACATCCTGGCCGGCGACGCCTTCCAGGTCGTCTATTCGCAGCGCTTTGAAGTTTCGCGGGGCGAGGTCGATCCGTTCGACGTCTACCGCGCCCTGCGGGTCACCAACCCGTCACCGTACATGTTCCACCTGGAATTTCCCGAGGCGGTGATCACCGGCGCGTCGCCCGAATGTCTGGTGCGAGTAGAGAACGGCGAGGTGACGGTGCGCCCGCTGGCCGGCACCCGCCGCCGCGGCGCCACGCCCGCCGAGGACGCCGCCCTGCAAGCCGAGCTGTCCGCCGATCCGAAGGAACGCGCCGAGCACGTCATGCTGATCGATCTTGGCCGCAACGACGTGGGCCGGGTGACCGATCCCGGTTCGGTGCGCATCAGCGACGTGATGACCATCGAACGTTACTCGCACGTCATGCACCTCGTCTCGAACGTGCGCGGCCGCCTGGCGCCGGGCAAGCGGCCGGTCGACGTCATCCGCGCCGCGTTCCCCGCCGGCACGCTGAGCGGCGCGCCCAAGATCCGCGCCATGCAGATCATCGAAGAGCTGGAGCCGAATCGGCGCGGCATCTACGGCGGCGCCGTCGGCTATATCTCGTACGCCGGCAACCTGGACCTGGCCATCGCCATCCGCACGCTGGTCACGCTGGGCGACACCATCAACGTGCAGGCGGGCGCCGGCATCGTCGCCGACAGCGTGCCGGGAGACGAATACGCCGAGTGCGTGAACAAGGCGCGGGCGGTGGTCACGGCGGTGGAGATCGCCCGCCGGGGAATGGGCACAGGCTGA
- a CDS encoding MMPL family transporter, whose amino-acid sequence MPHAASETNGPGPRTRGFVAWTLRHGRTLWVVALLLAIPAAWRTVGLYRNLRSDIEELLPRNAPSVVALNELRSRMAGLQYLGVIVDFGTPDKLSAGEKLVDDLAARIATYPRDMVTAVRTGFGTERAFVESRVALLLELGDLQTIRQRIEDRVHWEYGKETGTLLDDKEPAPPLDFADIQKKYERRVGGPELVDDRFCGPKLGLCLLLVEVGGFATDAHRSGALLHRVQADIAALGGPSHYASGLRLGFAGDVVVSVEEMAALVQDLTLSSVIVVAAVLLVIMAFYRWPRSVPALFLPLGLGAVYAFALASLPPFGITELNSNTAFLGSIIIGNGINFGIIQLARYLETRRQGLPIEESLVVSLWGTRRGTLSAALAAGVSYASLTAMQFRGFRQFGVVGGLGMLLCWATMYVLGPSLVAWLDGGRVRPETEARRTSVWTWLARWVTSSPGPILIGATLLTVAAGWQVRKFGPDQLEYDFSRLRRRDTWTSGEAYWGHKMDTLLGRYLTPTVLLTDSPEEARAVASRLREASKKPPLSTMIASVRSLDDVVPPDQAQKNAEVAAIRRKMTPHLRQHVSAEDNSNLDRLIGGDGPPPTIVEADVPEVLTTGLRERNGALGRAVLVFPNPSDAMWRGENMATFVHALRDVAQAPVALGGRPARVAGAPPLTTDIIESMRHDGPLASLLALLGVVATVVLMFGRGRATPFVIGSLIVGVLWMVGATLGLHIKINFVNFIAFPITFGIGVDYAVNVMARYLRDGEHDVAAAVRGTGAAVALCSMTTIIGYSSLLVAQNLGLFLFGLLAVLGEVTCLTTAIVVLPAVLVRLERRRRPPRQESTPEIAVSARKSRPVLDTTGMGG is encoded by the coding sequence GTGCCACACGCTGCATCTGAAACCAACGGCCCCGGGCCGCGCACCCGCGGGTTCGTGGCGTGGACCTTGCGGCACGGACGGACGTTGTGGGTGGTGGCGCTGCTGCTGGCGATTCCGGCGGCGTGGCGGACGGTGGGCCTTTACCGCAACCTGCGCAGCGACATCGAAGAGCTGCTGCCGCGCAACGCGCCCAGCGTGGTGGCGCTGAACGAACTGCGATCGCGCATGGCCGGCCTGCAGTACCTGGGCGTCATCGTCGACTTCGGCACGCCCGACAAGTTGTCCGCCGGCGAAAAGCTGGTCGACGACCTGGCGGCGCGCATCGCCACCTATCCGCGCGACATGGTCACCGCCGTGCGCACCGGGTTCGGGACCGAACGAGCCTTCGTCGAAAGCCGCGTGGCCTTGCTGCTGGAGCTCGGCGATCTGCAGACCATCCGCCAGCGCATCGAAGATCGGGTGCACTGGGAGTACGGCAAAGAGACCGGCACCCTGCTGGACGACAAAGAGCCGGCGCCGCCGCTGGACTTCGCCGACATACAAAAAAAATACGAAAGACGCGTCGGCGGCCCCGAGCTGGTCGACGATCGCTTCTGCGGGCCGAAGCTGGGCCTGTGCCTGCTGCTGGTCGAGGTGGGCGGCTTTGCCACCGACGCGCACCGTTCGGGCGCGCTTTTGCACCGGGTGCAGGCCGACATCGCCGCGCTGGGCGGCCCGTCCCACTATGCGTCGGGCCTGCGCCTCGGTTTCGCCGGCGACGTCGTCGTTTCTGTCGAAGAGATGGCGGCGCTGGTACAAGACCTGACGTTGTCGTCGGTGATCGTCGTGGCCGCCGTGCTGCTGGTGATCATGGCGTTCTATCGCTGGCCGCGCAGCGTGCCGGCGCTGTTCCTGCCTCTCGGCCTGGGCGCCGTCTACGCCTTCGCGCTGGCCAGCCTGCCGCCCTTCGGGATCACCGAGCTCAATTCGAACACGGCCTTCCTGGGTTCGATCATCATCGGCAACGGGATCAATTTCGGGATCATCCAGCTGGCCCGCTATCTGGAGACGCGCCGACAGGGACTGCCGATCGAAGAATCGCTGGTGGTCAGCTTGTGGGGCACCCGGCGCGGGACGCTGTCGGCGGCGCTGGCGGCCGGCGTGTCGTACGCGTCGCTGACGGCGATGCAGTTTCGCGGCTTCCGCCAGTTCGGCGTGGTCGGGGGGCTCGGCATGCTGCTGTGCTGGGCCACGATGTATGTCTTGGGTCCGTCGCTGGTGGCCTGGCTGGACGGCGGGCGCGTGCGGCCCGAGACGGAAGCCCGCCGCACCAGCGTGTGGACCTGGCTGGCGCGCTGGGTGACGTCGTCGCCGGGGCCGATCTTGATCGGCGCGACGTTGCTGACGGTGGCCGCCGGCTGGCAGGTGCGCAAGTTCGGGCCCGATCAACTGGAGTACGATTTTTCGCGCCTGCGCCGCCGCGACACCTGGACGTCGGGCGAGGCCTACTGGGGCCACAAGATGGACACCCTGCTCGGGCGTTATCTGACGCCGACGGTGCTGCTGACCGACAGCCCCGAGGAAGCGCGCGCCGTGGCCAGTCGGCTGCGCGAAGCCAGCAAGAAGCCGCCGCTGTCGACGATGATCGCCTCGGTGCGCAGCCTCGACGACGTGGTGCCGCCCGATCAAGCGCAGAAGAACGCCGAGGTGGCGGCCATCCGACGCAAGATGACCCCGCACCTGCGCCAGCACGTGTCGGCGGAGGACAACAGCAACCTCGATCGGTTGATCGGCGGCGACGGCCCGCCGCCCACCATCGTCGAGGCGGACGTCCCCGAGGTGCTGACCACCGGCCTGCGCGAACGCAACGGCGCCCTGGGCCGGGCGGTGCTGGTGTTTCCCAACCCCAGCGATGCCATGTGGCGCGGCGAGAACATGGCGACGTTCGTCCACGCGCTGCGCGACGTGGCCCAGGCGCCGGTGGCCCTCGGTGGGCGGCCGGCGCGCGTGGCCGGCGCGCCGCCGCTCACCACCGACATCATCGAATCGATGCGCCACGACGGGCCGTTGGCCTCGCTGCTGGCGTTGCTGGGCGTGGTGGCGACGGTGGTTTTGATGTTCGGCCGCGGGCGGGCCACGCCGTTCGTCATCGGGTCGCTGATCGTCGGCGTGCTGTGGATGGTCGGCGCGACGCTGGGTCTGCACATCAAGATCAACTTCGTGAACTTCATCGCCTTCCCCATCACGTTCGGCATCGGGGTCGACTATGCGGTGAACGTGATGGCCCGTTACCTGCGCGACGGCGAGCACGATGTGGCGGCGGCGGTGCGCGGGACCGGCGCCGCGGTGGCGCTGTGTTCGATGACCACCATCATCGGGTACTCGTCGCTGCTGGTGGCGCAGAACCTGGGACTGTTCCTGTTTGGCTTGCTGGCGGTGCTGGGCGAGGTGACCTGCCTGACCACGGCCATCGTGGTGCTGCCGGCGGTGCTGGTGCGCCTGGAGAGACGGCGCCGCCCACCGCGGCAAGAATCGACGCCCGAAATCGCTGTTTCAGCCCGCAAATCACGGCCTGTCCTGGACACCACGGGCATGGGCGGGTAG